In Thermus islandicus DSM 21543, the genomic stretch GGGAGGAAGGCCCCCCGCCAGGATCCGGAGGTCGCTGATGGCCACCAGGGCCTGGTGGTCCCCATAGCGGACGTGGAAGTGCGGGAGATCGTGGTCGTTGTAGTACATGGCCACCACCAGGCCAAAGAAGCGGCTGATCACCGGCACGACCCAAGCTTACTGGGGAGAACAC encodes the following:
- a CDS encoding DUF4160 domain-containing protein, whose protein sequence is MPVISRFFGLVVAMYYNDHDLPHFHVRYGDHQALVAISDLRILAGGLPPRALGLVVEWACCTGRASWRTGSGPEGVSP